The region GGTTCTGTAGTCTTTATGTTTGACCATACTTGTAATTTTAGAATTAATGCAGAAGGATTAGATCCTGAAGAATTAGAATTAGAATTAATTGATTTTGGTGCTGAAGAAGTTTTTGCAGACGAAGACGGTATTTTAATTTACGCCCCTTTTGAAAGTTTTGGAGCTATACAATCTGAATTAGAGTCTAGAGAGATTGAAATTTTATCTTCAGGTTTTGAACGTATACCTCAAGTAACTAAAGAACTTACTGCTGAAGAAGCTGCTGATGTAGAAAAACTTTTAGAAAAGATTGAAGAAGACGACGATGTACAAAACGTATATCATACCATGAAAGAATCTGAAGAGTAAACAGTTGTATATCAAGTATTAAAAGAGGACTTTAGCTCCTCTTTTTTTTTGATTTTAATCTTTATTATTTATAATAATAGCGAATAAAGAATTTAAACCTATAAATAAGTGAGATTGGTTTTGTAAATTTGACCACTTAAATTATTCATTTATCTACAATAATCATATGCCTTACATTAAGCGTATAGAAGCAGAATTATCTGTATTACAGCACGAACTTCGTCATCATAAACTATATAATGTTCTTAAAACTACAGAAGATGTAAAACTCTTTACAGAAAACCATGTATATACGACTTGGGATTCCATGTCTTTATTAAAAACCTTAGAATTACAATTTACAACATATAAATTGCCATGGGTACCAAATAAAAACCCTGAAATTTTTAAATTTATAAATCAAATAGTAGCTAGCGAAGAAAGTGATGTAAATGAATTAGGAGAAGTAAAAAGTCATTTTGAGATGTATGTAGACTGCATGGATGAGATTGGTGCTAATACAACATTAATAACAACCTTTATAGAGCTTATAGAAAATAATATAGATGTAAACAAAGCAGCCAATTTAGTTTACATTCCTGAATTTATTAAAGATTTTATAGCTTTTACATTTGATATTATTAAAACAGAAAAACCACATTTAATGGCTTCTGTATTTATTTTTGGTAGAGAAGATATTATTTCTGAAAAAGTTTTAAATGTTGTAAAAAATCTAGAAACAGATAAAACACCTTGTACTAAACTTGCGTATTTATTAAATAGATATTTGTTCTTAATTAAAGAAGATCAGCGTGCTTTATCTTACAAAATGCTAACTGAATTATGTGGTGAAGATCAAGAAAAGTGGGATGAAGTTCTAAGTGTAGCTAAAGAAGCTTTAAAACATAGAAAAATTTTATGGGATAATATTTATGATATTATTCTTGAAAACAAAGAAAATCAGTAACTCGGTTTTACTATTGATTTTGCTAACCTATTAATTATTTCCTAAAACCCTTTAAATAATGAATTGGATTACACTTGTGATTGCAGGTTTATTTGAAGTTGGTTTTGCCGCCTGTTTGGCAAAAGCAAAATATGCTGAAGGTAGTATTGCCACCTATTGGTATATTGGTTTTTTACTATGTTTAATGTGTAGTATGTTATTATTAATAAAAGCAACAGAAACTCTACCCATAGGCACTGCATATGCTGTTTGGACTGGGATAGGTGCTGTTGGAACTGTTTTAGTTGGTATTTTTATCTTTAAAGAACCAGCAGATTTTTGGCGTATATTTTTTATAGCTACATTAATCATTTCAATTATAGGATTAAAATTTGTATCCCATCATTAATCATTATTAAAACTATATTCTGGAACTTTACCAACAACATCTTTAAAAAAAGCATGCATAAATTTGAAATCTGCTTCCATATTGTCTGTTGGATAAAATGGCTCTGATATTTTATTTTGTTTTTTACCAAAATCAAAAGTTACCATAACTATAGGTACATTAGCTTCTTTTGCAATGTAATAAAATCCGGTTTTCCAAACATCAACCTTTTTACGCGTGCCTTCTGGAGCTAAACTTAATCTTAATTCCTCATGAGTATCAAACAACTTCGCAATAGTTTGTACTTTGTTCTGTCCTGGAGTACGGTCTAAAGACACTCCTCCAACTTGCCTAAGATACCATCCTAAAACACCTTTAAAAAGCTCTTTTTTACCAATAAAATTTATAGGTGTATTTTTAATTTTTCTGAGTAATAACCCAATATAAAAGTCGTGCCAACTAGTATGTGGCACAGCGATTATCATATATTTTTTTAAATCGGCAGGAAAATCTCCTATAATTTTCCATTTCAATAATTTAAAATAAATAAACGAATACAGAGATTTCATCATAACTTTACGTGCGCTTTATACAATTACATAATTTCATAAATAGAACGCAACTTTTCTCTTGTTATGGTTTTATTCCAATTTTTACCTAAAGCATTTTCCCATAATGGCACCATGCTTAAGGCTACATCAATCATAATATTAAATTCTTTATCACTTAAATCCTTGCATAATCCTTGAGGTAAGTCAATATTAAATTTTGATTTCATTGCTTTAAATTCCTTGACGCCTTCTGGATAAAATTCTTCTAGACGATCAAAAACAATACAGTTACCAATCCCATGTTTTGTTCCTAATAAATAAGATAACCCATAACTCATGGCATGAGCAATTCCTACTTGAGAATAGGCTATACTCATTCCACCATGCCAAGATGCCATCATTAATTTATCTTGAGCCGCTTGTGTGTTTAAATGATCTCCTAAAAAAACCTCTCGGCACAATTCAAGAGCCTTTTCACCATAACTCTGACTAAAGGCATTTAAATATGTACCATTTAAAGATTCTATACAATGAATATAACAATCCATACCCGTAAAAAACCATTGCGGTGTGGGTACATTATCTATTAACTCTGGATCTAATACAACCTGATCAAAAGGGGTATAATCTGAATTTATTCCTAATTTTTTTTCTGGTCCTGTGAGTACCGCTGTTCTAGATACTTCTGCTCCAGTTCCAGATATTGTTGGAATACCAACATGATATATAGCCGGATTTTTAACTAAATCCCACCCCTGATAATCCTGAGCTTCTCCTTCATTAGTTAGCATAATAGACACTGCTTTAGACAAATCTAAAAGCGTACCACCGCCAATACCAATAATACCAGAAGGCCTATCTTTAAATTTTAATATAATATATTCTACTAAAGCATCTACTTGACATGTTTTAGGCTCTTCTTTTGCTGAAATAAATATAACTTCATCTTCGTAAGCCAAAGGTATTCTAGATGTTATTTTATCATTGCCTTGAAACACTTCGTCTACTAAAAATATAAATGGTGCATTTACATTTAAACGTTTTAAAAGTAATATTTCTTCTAATTGATTAAAACTACCTCGTCCAAATACAACTTTAGACACCATCGGAAAATTCTTGAAATTCATTTTAATTTGGATAATAACGTTGTGTTCTATACTTATTTAAAAAACGGTAACAAATCTGTTATGTTTTGTACTGTTCTGTAAGATTTGCCTTTAATATCTTGATCTGATACTTGCTCGTGTACCCAAGTGGTATGAAAAGGAATATGTATGGCTTGCGCATTTATGTGAATTAATGGTAAAATATCAGACTTTAAAGAGTTTCCTACCATTAAAAATTCTTCTGGGCTCACTTTTAAATGATTTAATAAATTAGAATAGTTTTCTTCTTTTTTATCACTTACCACTTCTATATGATGAAAATAATCTAACAATCCAGATTGTTTTAATTTACGTTCCTGATCTAATAAATCGCCTTTAGTTATCACAATTAAACGGTGCGTTTTAGAGAGTGTTTCAAGAACAGTTTCTACACCTTCTATTAACTCTACAGGCTTATTAATCATATCCTTTCCTATATCTAATATGGCTTTAATTGTACTATTAGATACTGTGTTATTAGATAGTTCTAGAGCCATCTCTACCATAGATAATACAAAGCCTTTTATACCATAACCATAAATAGGCAGATTTTGTAGTTCCATTTTAAATAACTCTTGATCAATTTTATTTATCGTTTCAAATTGAGAGAGTAATTTACCAAACTCTACTTCTGCTTCTCTAAAATAGGTTTCGTTAACCCAAAGGGTATCATCGGCATCAAAGCCAATAACTTTAATTTTACTATAGTCTATTTCCATATTTTTTTAGCACGTTCTAGATCTTCTGGAGTATCTATTTCTACACCTTGCACATCTGTTTCAACCATTTTAATACGTTTACCATACTCTAAATAACGAATGCATTCTATTTTTTCAGAAGCTTCTAATGGCTTCATTGGTAAGGTGTAAAAGTCTAAAATGGCATCTTTCCTAAAAGCATAAACTCCTTTGTGTTTAAAATATTTTACAGCTACAGATTTATCTCGGGGATAAGGAATTGGACTGCGTGAAAAATACAATGCAAAATTGAAGTTGTCTACAATAACTTTAACTGTATTGGGATTATTAATTTCATCCTGATCTGTAATATGCACCATTAAAGATGCTAAATCAATTTGCTTTTCGGGATCATTTTTAAAAGCTTCTATTAATTTACTCAACGATTCTACATCTGTAAAAGGCTCATCTCCTTGAACATTTACTACAATATCCACATCTAAATCAGCTACTGCTTCTGCAATTCTATCACTTCCACATTCATGCTCTTTAATGCTCATCATTGCTTTACCTCCATTATTTACAATTTCATTATAAATAATTTCACTATCGGTAACTACAATAACATCGTCAAACAATTGTGTAGCAACAGTGGCTTCATATGTACGTAAAATCACTGTTTTACCACCTAAATCTTGCATTAATTTACCCGGAAATCGAGACGCACTATAACGTGCTGGAATCATTGAAATTATTTTCATAAAAAAAAGCTAAATCTTGTTCAAAAATAGGACTTTTAAAACAGATTTATGCTATACGTTCTTACTAATCTTTTTTATACTTTAAAATATTTTAAAACTTATCTTTTTTTATATTTTTAAAAGTTTCTCGTAACTATTTCATTTTTTTGTATCTTGAATTATTAACTTTAAACAAGAAACATGTCTGGTATTTTAGATTTATTAAACAGTGATTTAGGAAAAAGTGTTGTAAGTGGTCTTGCAGGACAAACGGGTCAGGATTCTAGCAAAACTAGCGACCTACTTACAATGGCATTACCTGTACTTACACAAGCAATGACAAGGAATGCTCAAGCATCACCAGAGGGTGCAGATAGCTTATTAAATGCGCTTAGTGGTAAACACGATGGTAGTATTTTAGACAATTTAGAAGGATTTTTTAATGGTGGTGTAGATGAAAGTGAAGTTGCTGATGGTGGTAATATTTTAAATCACGTTTTAGGAGACAAACAACAAAACGTAGAGTTAGCTTTAAGTCAGAAATCAGGAATAGATGCAAGTACTGTTTCTCAAATATTGAAAATGGCTACTCCTTTATTAATGGGATATTTAGCTAAACAAAAAAATGAAAATAATGTATCTAATTCTAGCGATCTAGGTAGTATGCTTGGCGGGCTCGTACAAGGAAATTCTGCGCAAGGTGAACAAAGTTTTATAGAATCTATGTTAGATGCAGATGGCGATGGAAGTATTGTTGATGATGTTGCTGGAATGTTTTTAGACTCAAACAGCAGTAAAAATAATGGTGGCGGAATTGCAGGTATGTTAGGTGATTTAATGAAATAACTATAATGCATATAAAATTAAAAAAGCCAAGCCTATAAGCTTGGCTTTTTTTTCTAAATATCTTTTTAAAGCCAACAAAATAATGTATATTAAATATATACATCTATTTATTATGAAAAATATATTTTACATCTTACTTATTACAATATGTTGTATTGGCTGTAATACTAGTAAAAAAAACATACAAAAGGCGACCAATAGCGAAACGCTTAATTTAACAAAAAACGATACTGTAAGGATAGAGAATGATAGTTTAGAATATGAAATTATAATCATTGAACCTGGCTTTAACAGTTGGTTAAAAAGTACTGCTAAACCTGAAGGTTATTATACGCAACAGTATTTAGAGACTAAAAACTATATGCTGGTAACGGAGTGGAATAATAGAGTTTCTAATCCACAACGATTTGATCCAAACTTATACGAATTACGCATAGATTACAGACCAAATATAGATTATGGCTACGAAGTAAATTATAAAATGTACAATTACTTTATTTATTTCCAGTTAAAATACAAACAAAGATTGTCTAGTTCTATTCCTAGAATTTAATTTATATTTGCAGTTGTAAATATTTATGAAAAAATTTAAACAACATTGGGAAATCACTAAAAATAGGCAACTCTTGTTTCCTGTATTTGGGATTTTAATACTTATATATAGTGCTTTTAAAATTGGGCGTTCATTTATAGGGAACGACCAAATTCTTCTGCTTATCTTATCAACAGCAATTCTAACATTTTTGCTTTTAAAAGTTTTTCTATTTTTATTTAAGAAACTCGAAGATAAATGGGTTTTAAATTACAGATGGGAAATAATTAGAGTGTTTATGGTCTTTGCAGTAACAGGATCGTCTTCTGTTTTTGTTGGTAGACCAATTATTACTTGGTTAGGAATTACTAAAGATAATTTAAACCCTGTTTTATATTGGACTTTATATATATTGGTAGGTATTATATTTTATCAAATCTTACTTGTATTCTTTGGTTGGCTATTTGGTCAATTTGAATTTTTCTGGAAGTTTGAAAAGAAAATGTTACGTCGTTTTGGTTTTAAACGCTTCGTAGATTAATTGAAACATTTTCCCAACTTTATATAGAGAGTAACGACCTCTGCTTAACTACAAGCTTTAATTTAAAAACTAAAAAAGCCTCTTAAGTAAGAGACTTTTTAGATTTTATTTTTATAGTTTCTGTGGTAGGTGTACTAAAAACATAAGTGTAAATCCACATTAAAGTAAATGTTGGTATAATATCTAACCCAGGCATGGCTTCTTCTAAAAATGAAATTCCTGCAGCAATTTTACCTTGTTGTCCACGATAAAGTTTAGTCATAATCCAAGCCGATGCTGGAGCCCAAATAATATCTGAAAATTCTCCTATTCCTGGAATTGCAAAACTAACATAACCTACAGCATCTAACAGTAAACATAACGCTAGTTTTTTATAATTTTTAGTCTTTGGCATATTTGTGTTTTTAGTTATAAAATACTAATAGCAAGAAACATACCAAAATTTTGTTACGACAAATCTTGACTAATTAGTTTTAGAAATTCGTTTCTAGTTTCAATTTTTTCAAATTGCCCTCTAAAACCAGAAGTTGTAGTTACAGAATTTTGTTTTTGTACACCGCGCATCATCATACACATATGGCTTGCTTCTATTACAACAGCTACACCTTGAGGCTTTAAAGTATCGTTTATACAATCTAAAATTTGTTTAGTTAAACGTTCTTGAACCTGTAATCGTCTAGCAAAAACATCTACAATTCGCGGTAATTTACTTAACCCTACAATATGTCCATTTGGGATATAAGCAATATGTGCTTTCCCAAAAAAAGGTAATAAATGGTGCTCACAAAGTGAGTACAACTCTATATTTTTAACGATAACCATCTCGTTATATGCTTCTTCAAACATAGCGCCTTTTAATATTTCTGCAGCATCTAAATCATAACCCTGGGTTAAAAATTGCATAGCTTTAGACGCACGTTCAGGAGTTTTTTGCAAACCTTCGCGACTTACATCTTCTCCTATATTATTAATAATATTTTTATACTGAGATTTAATCTCATCGGTAATTTCTAAATTGTATTCTTCGTAATGCTTATAAGACATAATGTGTCTGTTTTTTTATAACGCCAAAGATAAAGATTTTAAATTCAATCAAATCGAATATATTAGTTACAGCTAGTATAATAGCATCTCATGTGAATATCATCTATTATTTTGATTAGCATCAATATCGATTTAATTTTGTGAGATTACTATTAAAGTATTACTTTACCCTCTTAATTACAATGCATGATTCAAGCTAAAAACATTCATAAATATTACGACGATTTTCATGTTTTAAAAGGTGTAAATCTTCATATAAAAAAAGGAGAAATCGTATCTATTGTTGGAGCTTCTGGAGCAGGAAAAACTACACTTCTCCAAATACTAGGAACATTAGATTCACCTTCAAAAAAAGACCAATCTGAACTCATTATTAATGGTATAGATATACAACGTTTAAAGGAAAAGGGGTTGGCTCAATTTAGAAATGAACATATTGGTTTTATATTTCAGTTTCATCAATTACTACCCGAATTTACAGCTTTAGAGAATGTGTGTATCCCCGCATATATAAAAGGGACTAATACTAAAGAAGCAGAACCTCGTGCCAAGGAACTTTTAGATTTTTTAGGCTTATCCCACCGGTATCACCATAAACCAAATGAACTCTCTGGAGGAGAGCAACAGCGTGTTGCTGTAGCTCGGGCTTTAATTAATAATCCAAGCTTAATCTTTGCCGATGAACCTTCAGGAAACTTAGATAGTGAGTCTGCAGAACAATTACACAATTTATTTTTTAAATTACGGGAACAATTTGGACAAACATTTGTAATTGTTACTCATAATGAAGAGTTAGCCGATTTAGCCGATAGAAAACTAGTAATGGTAGATGGAAATATTACAATCTAAAGTAGAGACTTATACTGAAATTTTAAAACGGTATATTGCCTTTTTAAGGCAGCCGGAACTTAAAGAAGACAAACTACTGTTTTATGGATTCTCTAAAATAAATGTATTTATTACAGCTTTGGGTTGTGCGTTTATCCTTAATTTTGGTTTTACCATTATCTTTTCAATACTTGAAACTTTAAAATTGGTAAACTTAGACAACCACGCCTCGACAAAACTTTTTGAAGACTTCCCGCCTTACGCCATTTTTATTCTAGGAGTAATTGCAGCTCCTATTTTAGAAGAGTTATTTTTTAGAGGGCCTTTAACCTTATTCCATACTAAACATTATAAATATGTGTTTTATTTTTTTGCTTTAGCTTTTGGTTTTGTACACATTACCAATTTTGATATCACACAAAATGTTTTATTATTATCCCCAATACTTGTGGCTCCGCAAATTATAATTGGCTTGTTTTTAGGTGTAATTCGTTTACAATATGGCCTTATATATTCAATGCTATTTCATGCCATTTATAATGGTATAATAATTGTTCCTGCTTTATTATTCCTTACATAATAATGACTAAAAAAGAACTTAAAGATTTTCTAGACACAAAAGTTTTAGAATACAATAATCCTAAATTTATTGACAGCGATCCAATACAAATTCCGCATTTATTTACCGTTAAAGAAGATATCGAAATTTCTGCTTTTCTAACTGCAACCATTTCTTGGGGAAATAGAAAAAGTATTATTAAGAATGCTACCCAAATGATGGAATTACTAGATCAGGCGCCGTATGATTTTGTAATGCACCATTCTGACAAAGATTTAGAAGCTCTAAAATTATTTGTTCACCGTACTTTTAATGGCGACGATTTTGTACAATTTATAAAAAGTATAAAACATATCTATACCCAACATAACGGATTAGAATCGCTCTTTGCAAAACATGCAGAATCCAATACTTTACAACCCACTATACATCAATTTAAAAAGATCTTTTTTGAAAACGAGCATTTGCAACGCACACAAAAACACATTAGCGATCCATATAAAAACTCTGCAGCTAAACGTATTAACATGTTTTTACGTTGGATGGTAAGAAACGATAATACAGGAGTAGATTTTGGTATATGGAAACAACTAAACCCCTCACAATTATCTTGTCCGTTAGATGTACATTCTGGTAATGTTGCTAGAAAATTAGGTCTACTTAATAGAAAACAAAACGACGGAAAAGCCTTATTTGAATTAGATACAGCGTTACGTAAATTAGACAAAACAGATCCTGTAAAATACGATTTTGCACTTTTTGGATTAGGTGTTTTTGAAGGTTTTTAAGTTCTATTTGCTATATTTATAACATCATTTCCCCTAATATTTTATAATTTTTTTAATATGAAACACTACTCCTTTTTATTTTTTATGCTCTTTACCACATATGCTTTTTCACAAGCCTTGAGCATTCCAACAGATACTATGGTTGTAACCACACACACTACAACTATTAAAAACAAAAGTATATCGTATACAGCTACAACAGGAACTCAACCTGTTTGGGATAAAAAAGGGAACCCGATTGCAGCTTTATACTACACTTATTATGAACGCAATAATATAAAAGACAAAGCAAACAGACCTTTAGTAATCTCTTTTAATGGAGGTCCGGGTTCTGCTTCTGTTTGGATGCATATCGCTTATACAGGTCCTAAAGTTTTAAATATAGATGATGAAGGTTACCCTATTCAACCTTATGGTGTTAAAGACAACCCCAATTCCATTTTAGACATTGCAGATATTGTATACGTTAATCCCGTTAATACTGGGTATTCTAGGATGATTCCCGATAAAGAAGGAAAACTTCCCGAACGCGATACTTTTTTTGGGATTAATGCAGATATTAAATATTTAGCCGAATGGATTAACACTTTTGTAACTAGAAAAAATCGTTGGGAATCTCCTAAATATATTATTGGAGAAAGTTACGGAGGTACGCGAGTTATGGGATTAGCCAAAGAATTACAATCCAAACAATGGATGTATTTAAACGGAGTAATTATGGTTTCTCCTGCAGATTATAAATTATATAGTACAGGACAACCTATATACTCTGCTTTAAACTTACCTTATTTTACAGCAACTGCTTGGTACCATAAAGTATTATCACCTGAATTACAGAAACAAGATTTATTAGACATACTTCCCGAAGTAGAAGATTATACAATAAATAAATATATGCCAGCCATTGCTAAAGGCGGATTTATTTCGGAAGCAGAGAAACAAGATGTTGCTAAAAAAGTTGCTTTTTATTCTGGTTTATCAGAAAAAGAAATTCTACAAAGCAATTTAGAAGTTCCTACTAAATATTTTTGGAAATCATTACTCCGCGATAAAACGGGACAAACAATTGGCCGATTAGATTCTAGATACTTGGGTATTGATAAAACTGATACAGGGACTTCACCAGATTATAATGCTGAAATCAGTTCTTGGTCACACTCCTTTGCGCCTGCTATAAATTATTACATTAGAGAGGAATTAAATTTTAAAACAGATTTAAAATATAATATGTTTGGTAATGTTCATCCTTGGGACCGATCGGATAATAATGTAAGAGAAGAATTAAGAGAAGCCTTAGCTGAAAATCCATATTTAAAAGTATTAGTTCAATCTGGATATTATGATGGTGCTACAACATATTTTGCAGCTAAATATACCGTCGGGCAAATTGATCCTAGCGGAAAATTAAAAGATCGCTTTTCAATTAAAGGTTACAGAAGTGGACATATGATGTATTTAAGAAAAGACGATTTAATTTCTGCAAACGATGATATCCGAGAATTCATAAAAAGTGCATCTAGTAACGGAAAAGCTGCAAAATATACTAAAGAATAGGTTTTTATAAATTCACATAACAATTAAAGTATTTGGTTTTATAACCAGATACTTTTTTTTATCAAAGTAGAATATTATAATAAGCTACACTTTATAATAGACATGATATAATACCTTTAAATTACACTTTATTAGAAAACAAAACTCTTGATATTTTATTACAAAATCACCAACAAGTTTTAAACTAAAAAATCCAGCTAAAAAGCTGGATTTTTTAATTCGGTATTATATATAAATATTACTTCGCAATATTTACGGCTCTAGTTTCTCTAATTACAGTCACTTTTACTTGACCTGGATACGTCATATCTGTTTGTATTTTTTGTGAAATATTAAATGATAAATCCGATGCATTTTGATCGGTCACTTTTTCACTTTCAACAATCACACGTAACTCTCTACCTGCTTGAATAGCATAGGCTTTCTTTACTCCTGTAAATCCAAAAGCAATATCTTCAAGATCTTTTAAACGTTGTATATAACTATCTAACACTTGACGTCTTGCGCCAGGTCTTGCACCAGAAATAGCATCACAAACCTGAATAATCGGAGCCAATAACGATTTCATTTCTATCTCGTCGTGGTGAGCTCCAATAGCATTAATTACGTCGTCTTTCTCTCCATATTTCTCTGCCCACTGCATTCCTAAAATAGCGTGAGGTGTTTCCATATCTGCTTCTGCATCTGGCACTTTACCAATATCGTGTAATAATCCAGCACGCTTAGCTAATTTTGGGTTTAACCCTAATTCTGCTGCCATTATACCACAAAGTTTAGCCACTTCTCGCGAGTGTTGCAGTAAGTTTTGACCGTAAGACGAACGGTATTTCATACGTCCTACCATTTTTATAAGCTCTGGGTGTAAATTATGAATTCCAAGATCGATTACAGTACGTTTACCAACCTCGATAATTTCTTGTTCAATTTGTTTTCTAGTTTTCTTAACAATTTCCTCAATACGTGCTGGGTGAATACGACCGTCTGTTACTAATTTATGTAAGGATAAACGAGCGACCTCACGTCTCACAGAGTCAAAACACGATAAGATAATCGCTTCTGGCGTATCATCAACAATAATTTCTACTCCAGTTGCAGCTTCGATAGCGCGAATGTTTCTACCCTCACGACCAATAATTCGTCCTTTAACATCATCACTTTCAATATTAAATACAGATACACAGTTATCTACTGCTTCTTCAGTACCAATACGCTGAATGGTATTAATAATTATTTTTCTAGCCTCTTGTTGAGCTGTAAGTTTAGACTCTTCAATAGTACTTTGTATAAATGCTAATGCATCATTTTTAGCCTCTCCTTTTAAAGATTCAATTAATTGAGATTTCGCTTCTTCTGCAGACAGACTAGAGATAACTTCTAGTTGTTCAACTTGACTCTTATGCAAGCGCTCTATTTCTTGTTCTTTCTTGTCTAAAAAATCTAACCTATAATTGTAATCTTTTAATTTAGCTTCAAATTCTGCGTTTAATTTTTTATTTTTAGAGAGTTCGTTAGAGACTTGAGATTCTTTATCTCTAGTACGTTTTTCGGCTTCTGCCATCTTTTTATCTCGTCCTAAAATCACTTTTTCGTGTTCTGATTTTAGCTCAATAAATTTTTCTTTTGCTTGTAATATTTTATCTTTTTTAATGGCTTCACCATCTATATTGGCATCTTTAATAATTTTTTGAGCTTCTGCTTTCGCGTCAGACACTATTTTTGATGCG is a window of Formosa sediminum DNA encoding:
- the rny gene encoding ribonuclease Y encodes the protein MDNSILLIAGGTLLGVIIGFVIARILEKNNASKIVSDAKAEAQKIIKDANIDGEAIKKDKILQAKEKFIELKSEHEKVILGRDKKMAEAEKRTRDKESQVSNELSKNKKLNAEFEAKLKDYNYRLDFLDKKEQEIERLHKSQVEQLEVISSLSAEEAKSQLIESLKGEAKNDALAFIQSTIEESKLTAQQEARKIIINTIQRIGTEEAVDNCVSVFNIESDDVKGRIIGREGRNIRAIEAATGVEIIVDDTPEAIILSCFDSVRREVARLSLHKLVTDGRIHPARIEEIVKKTRKQIEQEIIEVGKRTVIDLGIHNLHPELIKMVGRMKYRSSYGQNLLQHSREVAKLCGIMAAELGLNPKLAKRAGLLHDIGKVPDAEADMETPHAILGMQWAEKYGEKDDVINAIGAHHDEIEMKSLLAPIIQVCDAISGARPGARRQVLDSYIQRLKDLEDIAFGFTGVKKAYAIQAGRELRVIVESEKVTDQNASDLSFNISQKIQTDMTYPGQVKVTVIRETRAVNIAK
- a CDS encoding ABC transporter ATP-binding protein → MIQAKNIHKYYDDFHVLKGVNLHIKKGEIVSIVGASGAGKTTLLQILGTLDSPSKKDQSELIINGIDIQRLKEKGLAQFRNEHIGFIFQFHQLLPEFTALENVCIPAYIKGTNTKEAEPRAKELLDFLGLSHRYHHKPNELSGGEQQRVAVARALINNPSLIFADEPSGNLDSESAEQLHNLFFKLREQFGQTFVIVTHNEELADLADRKLVMVDGNITI
- a CDS encoding TIGR02757 family protein, which gives rise to MTKKELKDFLDTKVLEYNNPKFIDSDPIQIPHLFTVKEDIEISAFLTATISWGNRKSIIKNATQMMELLDQAPYDFVMHHSDKDLEALKLFVHRTFNGDDFVQFIKSIKHIYTQHNGLESLFAKHAESNTLQPTIHQFKKIFFENEHLQRTQKHISDPYKNSAAKRINMFLRWMVRNDNTGVDFGIWKQLNPSQLSCPLDVHSGNVARKLGLLNRKQNDGKALFELDTALRKLDKTDPVKYDFALFGLGVFEGF
- a CDS encoding CPBP family intramembrane glutamic endopeptidase; translated protein: MEILQSKVETYTEILKRYIAFLRQPELKEDKLLFYGFSKINVFITALGCAFILNFGFTIIFSILETLKLVNLDNHASTKLFEDFPPYAIFILGVIAAPILEELFFRGPLTLFHTKHYKYVFYFFALAFGFVHITNFDITQNVLLLSPILVAPQIIIGLFLGVIRLQYGLIYSMLFHAIYNGIIIVPALLFLT
- a CDS encoding S10 family peptidase, translating into MKHYSFLFFMLFTTYAFSQALSIPTDTMVVTTHTTTIKNKSISYTATTGTQPVWDKKGNPIAALYYTYYERNNIKDKANRPLVISFNGGPGSASVWMHIAYTGPKVLNIDDEGYPIQPYGVKDNPNSILDIADIVYVNPVNTGYSRMIPDKEGKLPERDTFFGINADIKYLAEWINTFVTRKNRWESPKYIIGESYGGTRVMGLAKELQSKQWMYLNGVIMVSPADYKLYSTGQPIYSALNLPYFTATAWYHKVLSPELQKQDLLDILPEVEDYTINKYMPAIAKGGFISEAEKQDVAKKVAFYSGLSEKEILQSNLEVPTKYFWKSLLRDKTGQTIGRLDSRYLGIDKTDTGTSPDYNAEISSWSHSFAPAINYYIREELNFKTDLKYNMFGNVHPWDRSDNNVREELREALAENPYLKVLVQSGYYDGATTYFAAKYTVGQIDPSGKLKDRFSIKGYRSGHMMYLRKDDLISANDDIREFIKSASSNGKAAKYTKE